GGGCATTCGAACTTCGACCAGCACCTCGGGCCGATCCGATGTCGGGAAGAACTGCTGCTTTACGCTTCCCATCCCGACGACCGAAACAGCCATCGTGATGCCCACCACGGCGCAGGTCACAAATTTATGGCGAACCGCGAACTCGATGAGGGAGCGCAGGCGACGGTAGTTTGGAGTATCATAGATCGCGTGATGTCCACCTTCGACCGGCTTGATGTCAGGCAGCATCTTGACGCCGAGGTACGGCGTAAAGATCACTGCAACAAACCACGAAACGATCAGCGCGAAGCCCACGACCCAGAAAATGTTGCCGGCGTATTCACCTGCAGTCGATCTTGCAAAGCCCACGGGCATCAGCCCGATGATTGTGACGAGGGTGCCGGACAGCATTGGCGCCGCCGTATGGCTCCAGGCATAAGCGGCCGCCTTGACGCGGTCCATGCCCTCCTCCATCTTCACCACCATCACCTCAATGGCGATGATGGCGTCGTCTACGAGAAGGCCCAGCGCAAGGATTAACGCGCCGAGCGTAATACGATCGAAGAACCGGCCGGTTTCCAGCATAATGAGGAAGACGACGGCGAGCGTCAGCGGCACAGCAAGCGCCACAACAATGCCAACGCGCCAGCCCAGAGCGATTAGGCTTACGAACAGCACGACGCCAAGCGCCATCGCGAACTTGAGCATGAATTCGCCGACCGCCTCGTCGATGTTGACGGCCTGATCGCTGACTTTGGTGAGCGTCATGCCCAGCGGCAGTGTCTGGGCGATCGTAACGGACCGCGCTTCAAGTGCCTTGCCGAGATCAAGACCATTCCAGCTTTGTTGCATCACGGCACCCAGCATGATTGTCGGCTCGCCCTCATGGCGGATGATGTAAGTCGCCGGATCTTCATACCCGCGCCGCACATCCGCTAAATCGGAGAGCTTCAACGTCCGTCCAGCCGCCACGATCGGCGTATCGGCAATCGCCTGCACGCTTTTATAGGCTCCGTCGAAACGGATGAAGACCTGCGGCCCACGCGTGTCGATCGAGCCGGCTGGCGTGACTGTGTTCTGTCTTTGCAAAGCTGCGGCGATATCCTGGGCCGATATCCCAAGTGTCGCGAGCTTGGCATAGGAAAATTCGACGAAGATCTGTTCGGGGCGCTCCCCGAGGATGTTGATTTTCTTGACGCCCGGAACATGCAGGAGATCCTGACGGATGACCTCCGCCTGCCGCACAAGGTCTCGCATCGGCATCCCCTTCGCCTTCAGCGCGTACAGGCCGAAGCTCACGTCGGAGTATTCATCATTAACAAAGGGACCAATGACGCCTGGAGGGAGATTTCGAGCCTCATCGCCAAGCTTTTTGCGAGCCTGGTAGAACTCTTCCTCGACCGCACCGGGTGGCGTACTATCCTTTAACGTAACGGTTAGAAAGGCGTAGCCTGGCCGTGTCGTTGTCTCGACACGGTCATAATAAGTCAGTTCCTGGATGCGCTTTTCGAGAGGTTCGGCGACAAGGTCCTGCATTTCACGCGCAGTGGCACCCGGCCAAACTGAAGTGACCGTCAGGGTCTTGATGGTGAAGGAGGGATCCTCGGCGCGTCCTAGCTTGACGAATGCATAAGCTCCGGCGGCAGCCAACAGAACGATAAAGAATAAGGTAATGGCGCGTTCGCGAACCGCGATGGCTGAGAGATTGAAGCTCATCACTTTGTCACCTCTTGCTGCGAGGCAATCCTGACAGCCGCGCCGTTTTCCAGAAGATGCGCGCCCAGAGCGACAACCTGCTCACCGATTCCAATGCCGGTGACAAATGCCGTCTCCTCGCCGATCCGTTTGATTTCGACTGGAGTGAACTTCACAGTGGACGTGGCGTTGTTGACAACCCACAGACCTGTCCGGCTACCGTCGTTCAGGATGGCACCTACCGGAACGGCGACCTCCGACTGCCTGTCCGCGTCCGGGATTTTAATCGTCACCGTCGAGCCGAGTGGGGCTGAGGCGGCGGCGCCATCGAGAACGTAGCGCGCCTCGTAAGTGCGTGTTTGCGGATCGGCAGCATCGGAAATCTGTCGCAGGCGGGCTTTTCCGCTGAGATCGTTGCCTCCGTAGACACTGGCCCCCGCTTCCGATCCTATGTCGGGTCGCAAAGTCTCAGGTAGCCAAACAACGGCTTCTCGCGGCCCTGCCTGTGCGAGTTGAACGACCGTCTGGCCTGCAGTCACGACCTGTCCGGGATCTCCAAGCGTATCGACGACGGTTCCATCCGAGTCTGCAAAAAGAACGGTATAGGTGGCTTCATTTTCTGCGACCTTAGCGTCAGCTTCAGCCGCGGCAAGCTGAGCCGAGGCCGTGTCGAGGGCTGCTTTCGCTTGTTCATATCTTTGTGGCGTGGCGGCCAATCCATTTTTCACCAACGCCGCATAGCGCTTCTCATCTGCTTCTGCCTGGATGAGGACGGCGCGTGCTGCAATGACCGTATTGCGCTTTGCCGTAAGCGCGAGGTGGAGATCTGTTTCATCGATGCGCATCAGGGCCTGGCCTTGTCTCACCTGTTGACCCACATCGACCAGCCGCTGCACGATTTTGCCGGCAACACGAAACCCGAGGTTGCTCTGTACTCGCGAAGCGACCGTGCCGGTAAAGGACCGCTCCGCTGTTTCAGTCTTCTCCGCCTCGGCCACCTTTACCAGCGGTGGAACGGTCCTCGGATCTGCGGCTTCGGCTTTCCGTTCAGTCGTTTCGAAAACGAGGAAAAAAGCAGCGGCCGCCGCCGCTCCTACCAGACCCAGAAAAGTCAGGACATGTTTGCGTTTCATTTTACGTTCTCTTCTTGACCAGCGAACCGGATGAATTAGATTGCGATCAAACGCTATTTGCGTTATAGATGTCAAGTGAAATCTAATTGGAGATCGACATGAGAGTGAGCCGCGCACAAGCTGAGGAAAATCGGGAAACTGTGATCAACGTCGCAAGCCGCCTATTTCGAGAGCACGGCTTCGATGGGATCGGCCTGAAGGACCTGATGAAGGGCGCCGGCCTGACGCAGGGCGCATTCTATAAGCAGTTCTCGTCCAAGGACGATCTTGCTGCCCAAGCATCCAGGCGAGCGATGGAAAGCGCC
This Rhizobium sullae DNA region includes the following protein-coding sequences:
- a CDS encoding efflux RND transporter permease subunit gives rise to the protein MSFNLSAIAVRERAITLFFIVLLAAAGAYAFVKLGRAEDPSFTIKTLTVTSVWPGATAREMQDLVAEPLEKRIQELTYYDRVETTTRPGYAFLTVTLKDSTPPGAVEEEFYQARKKLGDEARNLPPGVIGPFVNDEYSDVSFGLYALKAKGMPMRDLVRQAEVIRQDLLHVPGVKKINILGERPEQIFVEFSYAKLATLGISAQDIAAALQRQNTVTPAGSIDTRGPQVFIRFDGAYKSVQAIADTPIVAAGRTLKLSDLADVRRGYEDPATYIIRHEGEPTIMLGAVMQQSWNGLDLGKALEARSVTIAQTLPLGMTLTKVSDQAVNIDEAVGEFMLKFAMALGVVLFVSLIALGWRVGIVVALAVPLTLAVVFLIMLETGRFFDRITLGALILALGLLVDDAIIAIEVMVVKMEEGMDRVKAAAYAWSHTAAPMLSGTLVTIIGLMPVGFARSTAGEYAGNIFWVVGFALIVSWFVAVIFTPYLGVKMLPDIKPVEGGHHAIYDTPNYRRLRSLIEFAVRHKFVTCAVVGITMAVSVVGMGSVKQQFFPTSDRPEVLVEVRMPEGTSIETTTAAVEKVEGWLQTQPEVKIVTSYVGQGAPRFFFAMAPELPDPAFAKVVVLTPDAHAREALKHRLRAAVSDGLVPEASVRVTQLVFGPYTPFPVEFRIMGPDPDELYKISEQALTIMKAVPDVRQANRDWGNRTPVLRFVPDQGRLNLIGLSPAEAAQQMQLLLSGIPVTQVRDNIRNVPVVARSAGDNRLDPSRLGDFSLMSRDGRQVPLDQIGHSEIRFEEPILKRRDRTPVITIRADINEATQPPEVSQQVMKALQPLIASLPVGYRIEMGGNIEESLKANVALVQVFPLMIAAMLIVIILQVRSLSTMTMVMLTAPLGLAGVVPTLLLFNQPFGFNAILGLIGLAGILMRNTLILTEQIKENQAAGLDDYHAVIEATVQRTRPVILTALAAVLAFIPLTHSVFWGSMAYTLIGGTAAGTVMILLFLPALYAVWFRIKPTNEDSHGETIEGLEPPAAMAAE
- a CDS encoding efflux RND transporter periplasmic adaptor subunit, translating into MKRKHVLTFLGLVGAAAAAAFFLVFETTERKAEAADPRTVPPLVKVAEAEKTETAERSFTGTVASRVQSNLGFRVAGKIVQRLVDVGQQVRQGQALMRIDETDLHLALTAKRNTVIAARAVLIQAEADEKRYAALVKNGLAATPQRYEQAKAALDTASAQLAAAEADAKVAENEATYTVLFADSDGTVVDTLGDPGQVVTAGQTVVQLAQAGPREAVVWLPETLRPDIGSEAGASVYGGNDLSGKARLRQISDAADPQTRTYEARYVLDGAAASAPLGSTVTIKIPDADRQSEVAVPVGAILNDGSRTGLWVVNNATSTVKFTPVEIKRIGEETAFVTGIGIGEQVVALGAHLLENGAAVRIASQQEVTK